Proteins encoded in a region of the Pseudomonas viciae genome:
- a CDS encoding ZIP family metal transporter: MTFWLGLAVITALLLYSGYNALVGADRQNLGYAVLGGTSGFAATAVGAMMAVVLRDISSRTQDIMLGFAAGMMLAASSFSLILPGIEAAQVICGNQLLAAFVVVVGLGLGVALMIGLDRFVPHEHELSGRRGPQVERINRVWLFVLAITLHNLPEGMAIGVSFADGDFKVGLPLTTAIAIQDIPEGLAIAMALRVTGISTLRAALIAVGSGLMEPLGAVIGLGMSSGVAVAYPISLGLAAGAMIFVVSHEVIPETHRNGHETPATLGLMMGFAVMMFLDTALG, from the coding sequence ATGACCTTCTGGCTGGGGTTGGCCGTCATTACCGCGTTGTTGCTCTACAGCGGCTACAACGCGCTGGTGGGGGCTGACCGGCAAAACCTGGGGTATGCGGTGCTGGGCGGCACGTCCGGCTTCGCCGCCACCGCGGTGGGCGCCATGATGGCGGTGGTGTTGCGGGACATCTCGTCCCGTACCCAGGACATCATGCTGGGTTTCGCCGCGGGCATGATGCTCGCCGCCAGTTCATTCTCACTGATCTTGCCGGGGATCGAGGCTGCACAGGTCATTTGTGGCAATCAGTTGCTTGCCGCGTTTGTCGTCGTAGTCGGCCTGGGGCTCGGCGTCGCCCTGATGATCGGCCTTGACCGTTTCGTTCCCCACGAACACGAGTTGAGTGGTCGGCGCGGCCCGCAGGTCGAGCGCATCAATCGTGTCTGGCTGTTCGTCCTTGCCATCACCTTGCACAATTTGCCGGAAGGCATGGCCATTGGTGTCAGTTTTGCCGACGGCGATTTCAAGGTCGGCCTGCCCCTGACCACCGCCATTGCCATTCAGGACATCCCGGAAGGTCTCGCCATCGCCATGGCGCTGCGGGTCACTGGCATCAGTACTCTGCGTGCAGCGCTGATTGCGGTGGGCTCGGGGCTGATGGAGCCGCTGGGGGCGGTGATCGGCCTGGGCATGTCCTCGGGCGTGGCTGTTGCTTATCCCATCAGCCTGGGCCTGGCTGCCGGGGCGATGATCTTCGTGGTGTCCCACGAAGTGATTCCCGAAACCCACCGCAACGGCCATGAAACCCCGGCTACCTTGGGATTGATGATGGGGTTTGCGGTGATGATGTTTCTCGACACGGCGTTGGGGTGA